The region CACGGCGGGCGGCCAGCGACTCCAAGGCAGCACTATCCAGTTGCGCGGCCGCAGCAACAAGATCGGGCCGGCGGCGTAACAGATCTACCGGCTGGCCGGGCGCAATGGCGGCGCCGACCAGCGGAACGGGCGCAACAGCTACGGTATCCAGCTCGCGCCCGATGGAACCGGGCGGCTCAGCCAGCAGCGTATCCAGCGCCAGCAATGCTTCGGCCAGGTTGATTTCCAGCTCACCCAGGTCGGCCTGCAATGCGGCACGTTCGGCGGCGGCGCTTTCCACGTCCAGGCGGGTGACCTCCCCTGCCTCGAACAGCAGTCCAGCGATGCGTTCAAGTTCCTGTGCCACTTCTATACCTTCGCGCAGCAATCCTTGCTGCGCTTGCAGTGCGCGGACCTGGACATAGCCTTGCGCAGCGTTCGATGCAACGGCAATGCGCGCTGCGATGGCCTCGGCCTGCGCCGAACGTACCATCTGCCGTGCGCCCTCGGTGCGGGCGCGGGTGGCGCCGAACAGATCCACCTCCCAACTGGCCTCCACCGCCAGCTCCCACATATCGAAGCGAATGGTGTCGTCCAGACCGTACTCCGCCAGCGGGCTGTCCGGCTCCTGCTCGTTACCGACCCATTGACGGCTGGCCGATCCCGGCAGATCAATGCTGGGGAACAACCCCGCCCGGGACAGCCGCAATTGGCCCCGCGCACCGTTGACACGCAACATGGCGAGGCGCACGTCATGGCTCTGCTGCATGGCCCGGTGCACCAGCCCCGTCAACACCGGATCATCGAATGCCTGCCACCACTGCGCCAGTGCTTGAGCGTCGGCCGGCTGTGCCTGGGACGTACCGAACCAGCTGTCCGGCACCTGCGGCGCAGGATGCTCCGGCACGCTGGAACAGCCGCCGAGTATCAGCGCGAACAGCGCAAGGGAGCACTTGAACGGAGCGCCAGTCATTGCACCTCCTCCTGCCTGACTCGCATGAACAGAAGGTACAGGCAAGGCACGGCCAACAGAGTCAGCAGGGTCGCAAAGGCGAGACCACCCATGATGGTCACTGCCATGTTGGCGAAGAAGGGATCGAACAGCAGCGGCACCATGCCCGCGACAGTGGTACCCGCCGCCATGGTTACCGGGCGCAGCCGCGAAGCCGATGCCTCGATAATCGCCGTCAGGCGCGGTATCTCTTGCTGCACCTGGCGATCGATCTCATCGACCAGTACCACGGCATTCTTGATCAGCATACCGGTCAGGCTAAGCAGCCCGAGCAAGGCCATGAAATCAAAGGGCCGGCCAGTAATCAGCAACCCGAAGGTCACCCCACAGATCGCCATCGGCACCACCAGCCAGATCATCAGCGGCTGACGCACCCTGGCGAACAACAGCACCGTTACCAGCACCATTGCCAGGTAGGGCAAGGCCAGTGTGCTGGCCAATGCCTCCTGGGCATCGGAGGACTGTTCATAATCGCCGCCCCACTCTATGGAATAATTCAGCGGCAGCTCCATGGACTCGATGAGCGGGCGGATGCGGCTATGGGTTGCGTTGGTGTTTTCCCCGTCGCGGGGCTCTGCGCGTATGGCAATGGTGCGCTCTCTGTCGAAGCGGCGGATGACGGTATCCAGACTGTTCACCGTGACGCCATCGGCAACCTGCGCCAGTGGCACGTAGGTGTTGGTCGCCGGGCTCCAGATCAAGCGCTGCAACAGGTCGTCGGCACTGACCTGGTCCTCTTCGGTGGCGCGCAGAAGGATCGGAATCAGCTCATCCCTTTCGCGGAAAACACCGACCTGGGTACCTTCACTGGCGGCGGCCAGGGACCGCGCAACGGCTTGCTGAGTGAGCCCCGCATCGGCCAGGCGGTCCAGCGCCAGTTGCGGCTGCACCACCACCACCGGCGCGCGCCAATCATCGCGGATATTGAATACACGCCCCTCTTCCTGCAGGCGCTGCTGCCCCTCGGCAGACAATGCCCGCAGGACACTGATGTCCGGGCCGCTGATACGCGCCTCAAGCTTGGCCTCGGCATTGGGGCCAAACAGAAAGCGCGCCGCATGCACGTCAGCATCCGGGTAGCGGGTCGGCAACGCCTGGTTTATCTCCCGAACCAGGCCATCGATCAGCTCCGCATCTTCGGTGCGCACCAGAAAATGCATGAACGACGGATTAGGCTGCTCGGGCATGTAGGTCAGCATGAAGCGCGAGGCGCCAGCACCGACATAGGTCGACACATCCGTAACCCCATCACGCTGCGCAAGATAATCGGAAACATCCTCAGCGTGGCGGCTGGTATCGCGAATATGCGTGCCCTGCGGCAGGAAGATATTGACGTAGAACAAGGGCGTACTGGAGGCCGGAAAGAAACTCTGCTCCACCCGGCTGAAACCCAGCACACTCGCCACCATGAGCACTACCAGCACGCTTACGGTGA is a window of Pseudomonas sp. gcc21 DNA encoding:
- a CDS encoding efflux transporter outer membrane subunit, with the translated sequence MTGAPFKCSLALFALILGGCSSVPEHPAPQVPDSWFGTSQAQPADAQALAQWWQAFDDPVLTGLVHRAMQQSHDVRLAMLRVNGARGQLRLSRAGLFPSIDLPGSASRQWVGNEQEPDSPLAEYGLDDTIRFDMWELAVEASWEVDLFGATRARTEGARQMVRSAQAEAIAARIAVASNAAQGYVQVRALQAQQGLLREGIEVAQELERIAGLLFEAGEVTRLDVESAAAERAALQADLGELEINLAEALLALDTLLAEPPGSIGRELDTVAVAPVPLVGAAIAPGQPVDLLRRRPDLVAAAAQLDSAALESLAARRDLFPTLTLQAAMGRSGLALNNDFSSASNFARLGAMFGLPLLDFGRRGAAIDLADIEGETAYVGFEQALTQALEDVERSLAAIEGQERRHAALERARDHFERAYRLARTSYRLGEANLFEVLEAQRGALQARQQYLQGRTALATAQVALFVALGGGWESGGEGIAQH